A region of Dioscorea cayenensis subsp. rotundata cultivar TDr96_F1 chromosome 5, TDr96_F1_v2_PseudoChromosome.rev07_lg8_w22 25.fasta, whole genome shotgun sequence DNA encodes the following proteins:
- the LOC120261370 gene encoding uncharacterized protein LOC120261370: protein MASTAAAAAAVTVGAGATILLFSTSKPYQLPKPFSKFPTLHRPTTKLFVSSPSARRGFVPSAGEERVFFDGGAHYGDLLANLLLGFTLLWLPLTLAAVFRAFYLRYRFTNLRVTVISGLTGQDRSDFGYESITDVKVVPRFIGEWGDVVITLKDGTKVDLRSVPKFREVAEYCVSMSGNVKNVEDSRSSGTGTGTDPRGF from the coding sequence ATGGCCtccaccgccgccgccgccgccgcagTCACCGTCGGTGCCGGCGCCACCATTCTTCTCTTCTCCACCTCCAAACCTTACCAACTCCCCAAACCCTTCTCAAAGTTCCCAACTTTGCACCGCCCCACCACCAAGCTCTTCGTCTCCTCTCCCTCTGCCCGCCGCGGCTTCGTCCCCAGCGCCGGAGAGGAGCGCGTGTTCTTCGATGGCGGTGCGCACTATGGAGACCTCCTCGCCAACCTCCTTCTTGGATTCACTCTGCTCTGGCTCCCCCTCACCCTCGCCGCTGTCTTCCGAGCCTTCTATCTCCGCTACCGGTTCACTAACTTGCGAGTGACGGTGATATCAGGGCTCACTGGCCAAGACCGGAGTGATTTTGGGTACGAATCGATTACGGATGTGAAAGTGGTGCCGAGATTTATTGGGGAGTGGGGGGATGTTGTGATCACTCTGAAGGATGGGACTAAGGTGGATTTGAGGAGCGTTCCCAAGTTCAGAGAGGTTGCAGAGTATTGTGTGTCAATGAGTGGCAATGTGAAGAACGTGGAGGACAGCAGGAGCAGTGGCACTGGCACTGGCACTGACCCAAGAGGGTTCTGA
- the LOC120261369 gene encoding homeobox-leucine zipper protein HOX21-like — translation MSLDHQMACNGMSSSFFPPNFILQMQPPTENEHQHQPLPSTLSPFLPTNTQDLRGMATMLSKRSMSFCGREPCEEMTGDDEFSDDCSHAGEKKRRLNMEQVRTLEKNFELGNKLEPERKMQLARALGLQPRQIAIWFQNRRARWKTKQLEKDFGVLKRQFESLRSENDALQAHNKKLQAEILALRGTREASEPINLNKETEGSCSNRSENSSDIKLDISRTSAIQHARPLFSAIGRPVGNSRTHELNFPPMKIEHGTPDDNFCNIFCSIDDQSAAIWPWSEHHNFH, via the exons ATGTCACTAGACCACCAAATGGCATGCAATGGCATGTCCTCTTCCTTCTTCCCTCCCAACTTCATCCTCCAAATGCAGCCCCCCACTGAAAATGAACACCAACATCAACCTCTTCCTTCCACTCTCTCTCCTTTCCTCCCCACCAACACCCAAGATCTCAGAG ggatgGCAACAATGTTGAGTAAGAGATCCATGTCATTCTGTGGGAGGGAGCCATGTGAAGAGATGACCGGAGATGATGAATTTTCTGACGATTGTTCACATGCCGGGGAGAAGAAAAGGAGGTTGAACATGGAGCAAGTGAGGACTTTAGAGAAGAACTTTGAGCTTGGGAACAAACTCGAGCCGGAGAGGAAGATGCAACTAGCCAGAGCTCTTGGCCTTCAACCAAGACAGATTGCCATCTGGTTCCAGAACAGGAGAGCAAGGTGGAAAACCAAACAACTTGAGAAAGACTTTGGTGTTCTTAAGAGACAGTTTGAGTCTTTGAGGTCTGAGAATGATGCTCTTCAAGCTCACAATAAGAAGCTCCAAGCTGag ATATTGGCTTTAAGAGGAACAAGAGAAGCATCAGAGCCAATCAATCTGAATAAAGAAACAGAAGGGTCATGCAGTAATAGAAGTGAGAATAGTTCAGATATAAAATTAGACATCTCAAGAACATCAGCAATTCAACATGCCAGGCCTTTGTTCTCAGCCATTGGTAGACCAGTTGGGAATTCAAGAACTCATGAGCTTAACTTTCCTCCAATGAAGATTGAACACGGCACACCGGACGACAATTTCTGCAACATTTTCTGCAGCATAGATGATCAATCTGCAGCCATCTGGCCATGGTCAGAGCATCATAATTTCCATTGA